A portion of the Sulfuricurvum kujiense DSM 16994 genome contains these proteins:
- a CDS encoding HD domain-containing phosphohydrolase: MSLIKILGTNGSRSDEGFTTCIQVNDHTLIDAGNIMHSLGADAVVKINAIFFTHSHLDHIIDSAFLLDNVLVHRNKPLTLYGLPETIASLKEHFFNDTIWPDFTKINLVGTHQPSLEYVEINYNQRYMMEDDIVLTPIPSNHAVACCGYIIEQSGSAVLFSGDTYKNKALWELINTNKSIKSAILDVSFPNRLSKIAEESKHMTPRVLQEELQLLERQEVNLYINHIKPFYYVETLSELENIGISEEKILQDGEAIDLATGELKKLALPGHTQDERIHKLLKIGTALSSEEELDTLLEMIVTEAKALTNADGGTLYLVDDHHLRFKVVQNDSLGIKMGGTAGEMTWDPLPMYLENGSLNMKMVAVMCALTAQIINIPDVYEAEGFSFEGTKKFDAGTGYRSKSMLVIPLKDHEQQIIGVLQLLNKRDYQTQETAVFDGEDAEITLSFASQAAIAITNKTLIQGLENLLEAFLKSIIFAISKKSPYTAGHIRRMVKLSVMLAEAIDRDKTVYHDKSFTPEEIKQINFAALMHDIGKLATPEYVVDKATKLEMIFDRISLVEKRITIIKQALQIEFLKEKIALFGDDDKGRCNQLEKTMEEKFAILDSYFEIIKNSNKGEEFTSNETVQKIQSIAKESWVIEGVNYAILEEEEAYNLSVQKGTLTNEERDIINLHAKISVDILNKLPFPKKYKEIPQISGNHHEKINGKGYPQGLKGDEISFEARILAIADIFEALTASDRPYKKANPISVAMKILYFMAKDGDLDREMVKFFFDSNLYMEYAKSSLPVTSIDEVSVDFSDL, translated from the coding sequence ATGAGTTTAATAAAAATCCTCGGAACCAATGGAAGCCGATCGGATGAGGGGTTTACGACATGCATTCAGGTCAATGACCATACACTGATTGACGCAGGCAATATCATGCATTCTCTGGGTGCGGATGCGGTGGTAAAAATCAATGCTATCTTTTTCACCCATTCGCATCTTGACCACATTATAGACAGCGCGTTTTTGCTGGACAACGTATTGGTTCACAGAAACAAACCGTTAACTCTTTATGGGCTTCCCGAAACCATAGCATCGCTCAAAGAACATTTTTTTAACGATACGATTTGGCCCGATTTTACGAAAATAAATCTTGTCGGAACCCATCAGCCATCTTTAGAATATGTTGAGATTAATTATAATCAACGCTACATGATGGAGGACGATATCGTCCTTACTCCCATCCCCTCAAATCATGCCGTTGCGTGTTGCGGCTATATTATTGAACAATCGGGCAGCGCTGTTCTTTTTTCCGGAGATACCTATAAAAATAAGGCATTATGGGAACTTATCAATACAAATAAGAGTATAAAATCGGCAATCCTAGATGTTTCATTTCCAAACCGTCTTAGCAAAATAGCGGAAGAGAGCAAGCATATGACCCCTCGTGTTTTACAAGAGGAGTTACAGCTATTAGAGCGTCAAGAGGTGAATCTTTATATTAATCACATTAAACCGTTTTACTATGTAGAAACGTTGTCGGAGCTTGAAAATATCGGTATATCGGAAGAGAAGATACTGCAAGACGGCGAAGCAATCGACCTTGCAACCGGCGAATTAAAAAAACTGGCACTTCCCGGTCATACTCAGGATGAGCGGATTCACAAATTGCTTAAAATCGGCACTGCATTATCGAGTGAAGAGGAATTGGATACCCTCTTAGAGATGATTGTGACCGAAGCCAAGGCGCTCACCAATGCTGACGGAGGAACATTGTATCTGGTCGACGATCACCATTTACGGTTCAAAGTAGTTCAGAACGATTCGTTGGGGATCAAAATGGGGGGAACTGCCGGAGAGATGACGTGGGATCCTCTTCCCATGTATCTGGAAAACGGTTCTTTAAATATGAAGATGGTCGCCGTCATGTGTGCGCTTACGGCACAAATTATCAATATTCCCGATGTTTATGAAGCGGAGGGCTTTTCATTTGAGGGGACCAAAAAATTTGACGCAGGGACGGGTTACCGTTCAAAATCAATGTTGGTTATCCCTTTAAAAGACCATGAACAACAAATTATCGGAGTATTGCAGCTGCTCAATAAACGAGATTATCAGACGCAGGAGACGGCGGTTTTTGACGGTGAAGATGCTGAAATTACCCTTTCATTCGCCTCGCAAGCAGCGATAGCGATTACCAATAAAACGCTGATTCAAGGTTTGGAAAACCTTTTGGAAGCATTTTTGAAAAGTATTATTTTCGCGATCAGCAAAAAATCGCCCTACACGGCAGGCCATATTCGTAGAATGGTCAAACTCAGCGTTATGTTAGCCGAGGCGATCGATCGGGATAAAACGGTTTATCACGATAAGTCCTTTACCCCCGAAGAGATAAAGCAGATCAATTTTGCGGCATTGATGCATGATATCGGAAAACTTGCCACGCCGGAATACGTTGTAGACAAAGCAACCAAACTGGAGATGATTTTTGATCGGATTTCCCTTGTTGAAAAACGTATTACGATTATCAAACAAGCGTTGCAGATTGAATTTTTAAAAGAAAAAATTGCCTTGTTCGGAGACGATGACAAGGGAAGATGCAATCAGTTGGAAAAAACAATGGAAGAGAAATTTGCAATCCTTGATAGCTATTTTGAAATCATTAAAAACAGTAATAAAGGTGAAGAATTTACCAGCAACGAGACGGTACAGAAGATTCAGTCCATTGCCAAAGAGTCGTGGGTTATAGAAGGTGTAAACTATGCAATTTTGGAGGAAGAGGAAGCGTATAACCTCAGTGTTCAAAAAGGAACCCTTACCAATGAAGAACGCGACATTATCAATCTTCATGCAAAAATTAGTGTTGACATTCTTAACAAGCTCCCTTTTCCGAAAAAATACAAAGAGATACCGCAAATATCCGGAAATCATCATGAGAAGATCAACGGTAAAGGATATCCGCAAGGATTAAAAGGGGATGAAATCAGCTTTGAAGCCCGTATATTGGCGATTGCCGATATTTTTGAGGCGCTTACGGCAAGCGATCGGCCTTATAAAAAAGCAAATCCGATTTCCGTTGCGATGAAAATCCTCTATTTTATGGCAAAAGACGGAGATTTGGATCGTGAGATGGTCAAGTTCTTTTTCGATTCAAATCTTTATATGGAGTATGCAAAATCATCGCTCCCTGTGACAAGCATCGATGAGGTTAGCGTTGATTTTAGCGATCTTTAA
- a CDS encoding mannose-1-phosphate guanylyltransferase/mannose-6-phosphate isomerase, which yields MVPVVAVILSGGSGTRLWPLSRKAYPKQFLSLYGKETMFQQTLERLKGVEGLSDVVVVANEEHRFIVAEQMRQCGIKGRILLEPFGKNTAPAIALASLDIVKRYPDAHMLVLSSDHAIETVEPFMEAIKSAKRLSDDDLLVTFGVTPSSPETGYGYIRTADAIGIHGYKVGAFIEKPRKEVAIQMLEQGGHYWNSGMFMFKASVILNELKQYRLDIYKACESAVLSEQQDLDFIRFDAQKFELIPAESIDYAIMEHSKNVSMVPYSGMWSDVGSWDALWNISPRDESGNVLIGNVVALDTHNSYIRSTSKRVAVSGVEGLIVVATDDAVLVADKSQSQQVKDLVSALRVCDPNIVDKHQEVHRPWGFYTTLDKADRFQVKRIVVNPGEKLSFQMHYHRAEHWIIVQGTASVLLGDENHILSENQSIHIPLGMKHSLQNPGKIPLEVIEVQSGTYLEEDDIVRYQDEYGRA from the coding sequence ATGGTTCCGGTCGTTGCTGTTATTTTATCAGGAGGTTCAGGCACCCGCTTATGGCCCCTTTCACGTAAAGCCTATCCGAAACAATTTCTAAGCCTTTACGGAAAAGAGACGATGTTTCAACAAACCCTGGAACGGCTCAAGGGTGTCGAAGGGTTAAGTGATGTGGTTGTTGTGGCGAATGAAGAACATCGCTTCATTGTTGCCGAGCAGATGCGCCAATGCGGGATAAAAGGGCGGATATTATTAGAACCGTTCGGAAAAAATACGGCCCCTGCAATTGCGCTGGCATCGTTGGATATCGTCAAACGCTATCCGGATGCCCATATGCTGGTTCTTTCGTCGGATCATGCGATTGAAACGGTTGAGCCGTTTATGGAAGCGATTAAATCGGCGAAGCGTTTGAGCGATGATGATCTTCTCGTGACGTTCGGGGTGACGCCGAGTTCTCCCGAAACGGGGTACGGATATATCCGTACCGCCGATGCAATCGGTATTCACGGGTATAAAGTCGGCGCATTTATCGAAAAACCCCGCAAAGAAGTCGCGATACAGATGTTGGAGCAGGGGGGGCATTATTGGAACAGCGGTATGTTCATGTTTAAAGCCTCGGTTATTCTAAACGAGCTGAAACAATACCGCTTGGATATTTATAAAGCGTGTGAATCTGCCGTATTGTCCGAGCAGCAGGATCTTGATTTTATCCGATTTGATGCCCAAAAATTTGAGCTTATCCCTGCGGAATCGATTGATTATGCGATAATGGAGCACTCAAAAAATGTTTCTATGGTCCCTTATAGCGGGATGTGGAGTGACGTAGGGTCATGGGATGCACTGTGGAATATATCACCGAGAGATGAGTCTGGCAATGTACTGATCGGGAATGTTGTGGCGCTCGATACGCATAACTCGTATATCCGAAGTACCTCAAAACGTGTTGCGGTTTCCGGTGTTGAAGGGCTGATTGTAGTCGCTACGGACGATGCGGTTCTTGTCGCCGACAAATCTCAGTCGCAGCAGGTAAAAGATTTGGTAAGCGCGTTGAGAGTGTGTGATCCTAACATTGTGGATAAACATCAAGAGGTACACCGGCCATGGGGATTTTATACCACTTTGGACAAAGCAGATCGTTTTCAGGTGAAGAGGATCGTTGTCAATCCGGGTGAAAAACTCTCTTTCCAAATGCATTATCACCGCGCTGAACATTGGATTATCGTCCAAGGGACAGCCAGCGTCCTCTTAGGAGATGAAAACCATATTTTAAGTGAAAATCAATCGATTCACATCCCTTTGGGGATGAAACATTCGCTTCAAAATCCAGGAAAAATCCCTCTTGAAGTGATCGAGGTACAATCGGGAACCTATCTGGAAGAAGATGATATCGTCCGTTATCAGGATGAATACGGACGGGCGTAA
- a CDS encoding transferrin-binding protein-like solute binding protein codes for MSFFTHIFLFLLLFSFSLYGSVGKVSLLKGEGSLERSGRVSPLQTGMKLEERDTLSTGINGHVQLIFDDKTVITLGSKAVFKVEEYVNEAVKPKAKFSFNQGTFKAITGKIGKTAPENFTLETKTATIGIRGTIIRGKIGRNEDKIMCEKGSISVRSHITGREFILPMGRLIVLPHSAPPNPPRDVQSADLIELGLNGTPPPENPDGGSPSGGSSGNGSGSGSSGDGGSLGGATAPLGGLTESSGIGTSGGTTGTGTGTSGGGFAPPLMPLIPAAALTALDTSFQTLQQETVSQEVLAQECPSGTTGTYPDCVALTCPSGTTGTYPDCVALTCPSGTTGTYPDCVALTCPSGTTGTYPDCVALTCPSGTTGTYPDCVALTCPSGTTGTYPDCVALTCPSGTTGTYPDCVALTCPSGTTGTYPDCVALTCPSGTTGVYPNCVSDYVPPTIYNASRNVTLSGKMIHSFDNIGYFYGLGSGSYTLVQNTLSTQSGGNSLYFYDVGNIAVSPPYEFKTVDWSVSLPNTEAGTTYSGYSDLGTIVPAMTFTSPDGSVSIASSVLPKLYTDNMQQFFVLYYSTYPNTVATYGKIFDYSEWFGMITPYSALATLFPNREVATYRSPVDSTDVITVNYGNRHLLGISMDKSSSHFSIGVGRIAADTNTPENAKFTGEDMSGYYDFTNLEIGTAVSGYIYGDKAQGLGGSSLVTDGAGTSYNIGGGGFYRDVALTTSDLTGNLAFSGYANAVKSDWTVYSAASSNLVFAINRDTGILGTSSIDLTAHNLGTVTFQDGAGTKSAYINDDYFATFGTASGKGYFVALDTYPPATNDYVSWGYWGYIDNVSASTLTVLPSTWVGGQENNASGHIASLIASGTTTSYTYNGHVIGDVNTGTGHYAIDTTTTDNAVKLDFDFGGGAGSLKNTSYIQFKTTEPTPQIWKISPSGSVGSTGFSLSNTDSVSWGGTLQSGSASIVSGQFYGPNAESVGGSFSATAGTQGAIGVFKGTR; via the coding sequence ATGTCTTTTTTTACCCATATTTTTCTTTTTTTACTCCTATTTTCCTTTTCACTTTATGGATCGGTCGGAAAAGTATCGTTGCTTAAGGGGGAAGGCTCTCTAGAACGGAGTGGGCGTGTATCACCGTTGCAGACCGGCATGAAACTGGAAGAGAGAGATACCCTCTCCACGGGAATTAACGGTCATGTGCAGCTCATATTTGACGATAAAACGGTTATCACCTTAGGAAGTAAAGCGGTTTTCAAAGTTGAAGAGTACGTCAATGAAGCCGTAAAACCAAAAGCGAAATTCAGTTTTAATCAGGGGACGTTTAAAGCGATTACGGGAAAAATCGGTAAAACGGCTCCTGAAAATTTTACGCTTGAAACGAAGACGGCGACGATCGGTATCCGTGGAACGATTATCCGCGGAAAAATCGGTCGGAATGAAGACAAGATTATGTGTGAAAAAGGATCAATCAGCGTCCGATCGCACATAACGGGACGGGAATTCATTCTACCGATGGGTCGTTTGATTGTTTTGCCTCATAGTGCCCCTCCGAATCCTCCTCGAGATGTTCAGTCGGCTGATTTGATCGAGTTGGGACTTAATGGAACTCCGCCGCCGGAGAATCCTGATGGAGGTTCTCCATCAGGCGGTTCATCAGGAAACGGTTCAGGTTCTGGTTCATCAGGAGACGGTGGTTCATTAGGCGGAGCTACGGCACCATTGGGTGGGCTGACTGAGAGCAGTGGAATCGGTACATCGGGCGGAACTACGGGAACAGGCACAGGCACTTCAGGTGGAGGTTTTGCTCCACCGTTAATGCCTCTCATTCCGGCGGCGGCCTTAACCGCGCTTGACACCAGTTTTCAAACACTCCAGCAAGAGACCGTAAGCCAGGAAGTTTTGGCGCAAGAATGTCCGAGCGGTACGACAGGGACCTATCCCGATTGTGTGGCGTTAACCTGCCCAAGCGGAACGACAGGGACCTATCCCGATTGTGTGGCGTTGACCTGTCCGAGCGGAACGACAGGGACCTATCCCGATTGTGTGGCGTTAACCTGCCCAAGCGGAACGACAGGGACCTATCCCGATTGTGTGGCGTTGACCTGTCCGAGCGGTACGACGGGAACCTATCCCGATTGTGTGGCATTGACCTGCCCAAGCGGAACGACAGGGACCTATCCCGATTGTGTGGCGTTGACCTGTCCGAGCGGTACGACAGGGACCTATCCCGATTGTGTGGCGTTAACCTGCCCAAGCGGAACGACAGGGACCTATCCCGATTGTGTGGCGTTAACCTGCCCAAGCGGAACGACAGGGGTCTATCCTAACTGTGTCTCCGACTATGTCCCTCCGACGATTTACAATGCAAGCCGAAATGTAACGCTGAGCGGTAAGATGATCCATAGCTTTGATAATATCGGATATTTTTACGGCTTAGGCTCAGGCAGTTATACCCTCGTACAAAATACCCTTTCTACCCAAAGCGGCGGGAATTCGCTCTATTTTTACGATGTGGGAAATATTGCTGTTTCCCCTCCGTATGAATTTAAAACGGTGGATTGGAGTGTATCGCTTCCAAATACCGAAGCAGGGACAACGTACAGCGGATATTCGGATTTGGGGACAATAGTACCGGCGATGACATTTACCTCGCCGGATGGAAGCGTATCGATAGCAAGTTCAGTATTGCCGAAACTCTATACTGATAATATGCAGCAGTTTTTTGTCCTTTATTACAGCACATATCCCAATACTGTCGCCACGTATGGGAAGATTTTCGATTACAGTGAATGGTTCGGTATGATTACCCCATATAGCGCCCTTGCCACCCTTTTTCCGAATAGAGAAGTCGCAACCTACCGTTCCCCGGTAGATAGTACAGATGTTATTACGGTAAATTACGGTAACAGACACCTTTTGGGCATTAGTATGGATAAGTCCAGCAGCCATTTTTCAATTGGTGTCGGCCGTATCGCTGCCGATACGAATACGCCGGAAAACGCTAAATTTACGGGTGAAGATATGTCAGGCTATTATGACTTTACCAACTTAGAAATAGGAACAGCGGTATCGGGGTATATATACGGGGATAAAGCACAGGGACTCGGCGGTTCCAGCCTCGTGACAGACGGTGCGGGAACATCGTACAACATAGGGGGGGGTGGCTTTTATCGAGATGTAGCCCTCACTACATCGGATCTGACGGGTAATTTAGCGTTCAGCGGGTATGCCAATGCGGTTAAAAGCGACTGGACGGTCTATTCGGCGGCATCATCCAATTTGGTATTTGCCATAAACCGTGATACAGGGATATTGGGGACAAGCAGTATCGATCTAACGGCTCATAATTTAGGAACGGTGACGTTTCAAGACGGGGCAGGGACTAAAAGTGCCTATATCAACGATGACTATTTCGCTACTTTTGGAACCGCAAGCGGGAAAGGTTACTTTGTTGCACTTGACACCTATCCCCCTGCAACTAATGATTACGTTTCATGGGGATACTGGGGATATATCGATAATGTCAGTGCCTCGACACTTACAGTTCTTCCAAGTACGTGGGTAGGTGGGCAAGAGAATAATGCATCAGGCCATATAGCCTCGTTAATAGCATCAGGAACGACAACATCATATACGTATAATGGACACGTGATAGGGGATGTGAATACTGGAACGGGGCATTACGCTATTGATACGACAACAACTGACAATGCTGTCAAACTGGATTTTGATTTCGGAGGAGGAGCGGGTTCTTTGAAAAATACAAGTTATATACAGTTTAAAACTACTGAACCGACACCGCAGATATGGAAAATTTCACCATCCGGTTCCGTGGGCTCGACAGGTTTTTCTCTGTCGAATACCGATTCTGTTTCATGGGGAGGGACTCTCCAGTCTGGCAGTGCCAGTATAGTGAGTGGACAGTTTTATGGTCCTAATGCCGAATCGGTCGGTGGTTCTTTTAGTGCTACCGCCGGCACTCAAGGAGCAATAGGCGTATTTAAAGGAACACGATAA
- a CDS encoding CHASE2 domain-containing protein, whose protein sequence is MKKILFHLWMTLGIAAVALVGYLKYPSVFMPFEHKINDAMFLLRGEIQGDQNIVIVDIDEKSLKELGQWPWSRDKVAHLLENLKGYGAAIIGIDVVFAEPDNSSPKAVFRKLGIADTNVADYDRMLGETIAQTPAIVGYVFALSNDGVAPENTPTTNAVIIEKNKPASSFLIKPYRAVLNIPLIQDNAYSSGYFNTLPDKDGVVRSVPLVMEYGGIIYPSLSLEMIRIMLNERKITLEYDDRGVNRIMVGDRVIPTDFYARMMVNYRGSAKSYRYISAADVYNKKIDPSLIEGKIVLLGTSAAGLLDLRSTPFDSAYPGVEVHANVMDNIINQTFIAQPIWAVGVDIVTILVVPFLIFAILLLPGAMASFAAFIALNAGIIGGHYYLMMREGIVLNTLIPLLAMIALFLAGQVINYFLENKQKEMIKGKFARKVSPAVMNDILSSTTEDILAGTEREITIFFSDMRNFTNISEVLGNPKGLIRFMNAYMEPMTEIIIKSGGTVDKFIGDAIMAYWNAPLAIENHADKAVGAALEQLHGLDKLNSALKKNPDFAKVAEMSDKKGLPIVDIGIGVNTGTAIVGEMGTRGRSDYTVIGDTINLGSRLESLCKYYNSRLNISGFTKQALKGEYIFRFLDLVTVKGKSEPVEIWQIHDFDRRMKHTLYPVSKEELDQELKRYHEAIELYKTGLFAEALALFKEVESWENKTNRSIYKIYIDRCEHYIQNPPESFNGVFVHTTKG, encoded by the coding sequence ATGAAAAAAATCCTTTTTCATCTTTGGATGACTTTAGGAATTGCTGCGGTTGCTTTGGTGGGTTACCTCAAATATCCGTCTGTATTTATGCCGTTTGAACATAAAATAAATGACGCTATGTTTCTATTGAGAGGGGAGATACAAGGAGATCAAAATATCGTTATTGTCGATATCGATGAGAAAAGTCTCAAAGAACTCGGGCAATGGCCGTGGAGCCGTGATAAAGTAGCACATCTTCTGGAAAATCTGAAAGGGTACGGGGCTGCTATCATAGGAATTGATGTTGTATTTGCCGAACCCGATAACAGCTCTCCCAAAGCGGTATTTCGAAAATTGGGAATCGCCGATACCAATGTTGCCGATTATGACAGGATGCTGGGGGAAACCATCGCACAGACCCCTGCGATTGTCGGGTATGTTTTTGCGCTTAGCAATGATGGAGTCGCACCTGAAAATACTCCGACAACGAACGCGGTTATCATCGAAAAAAACAAACCTGCAAGCTCTTTTTTGATTAAGCCTTACCGAGCGGTTCTCAATATTCCTCTGATTCAGGATAATGCCTATTCCAGCGGCTATTTTAATACTCTCCCCGATAAGGACGGTGTGGTCCGCAGTGTCCCGTTAGTGATGGAATACGGCGGAATTATCTATCCGTCGCTGAGCCTTGAAATGATCCGCATTATGCTGAACGAGCGTAAAATAACTCTGGAATACGATGACCGCGGGGTGAATAGAATTATGGTAGGCGATCGTGTGATACCGACCGATTTTTACGCTCGGATGATGGTGAACTACCGGGGAAGCGCAAAAAGTTACCGTTATATCTCTGCCGCCGACGTTTATAACAAAAAGATCGACCCCTCTTTGATAGAGGGGAAAATAGTACTGCTGGGAACGTCGGCCGCAGGGCTGCTGGATCTGAGAAGTACGCCGTTTGACAGTGCCTATCCCGGGGTTGAAGTCCATGCGAATGTGATGGACAATATTATCAATCAAACGTTTATCGCCCAGCCGATCTGGGCTGTCGGCGTCGATATCGTTACGATTCTGGTGGTGCCGTTTTTGATTTTCGCAATTTTGCTGTTACCCGGCGCCATGGCCTCGTTTGCCGCATTTATTGCATTGAATGCGGGAATAATCGGAGGGCACTATTATTTGATGATGAGAGAGGGGATCGTACTGAATACCCTTATTCCTCTGTTGGCGATGATTGCACTTTTCCTTGCCGGACAGGTCATTAATTATTTTTTAGAGAACAAGCAAAAAGAGATGATCAAAGGCAAGTTTGCCCGAAAAGTGAGCCCTGCGGTTATGAATGATATTCTCTCGTCGACGACGGAAGACATATTGGCGGGAACAGAGAGGGAGATAACTATTTTCTTCTCCGATATGCGAAATTTTACCAATATATCCGAAGTATTGGGAAACCCGAAAGGGCTGATCCGTTTTATGAACGCTTATATGGAACCTATGACCGAGATAATCATTAAAAGCGGCGGAACCGTCGATAAGTTCATCGGAGATGCGATTATGGCGTATTGGAATGCGCCGCTGGCGATCGAGAATCATGCGGATAAAGCGGTTGGCGCGGCATTGGAACAGTTGCACGGATTGGACAAGCTCAACAGTGCTTTGAAAAAAAATCCCGATTTTGCCAAAGTAGCGGAGATGTCTGATAAAAAAGGTCTTCCCATTGTGGATATAGGGATCGGGGTAAATACCGGTACTGCGATTGTCGGAGAGATGGGTACACGGGGAAGAAGCGATTATACGGTCATCGGAGACACGATCAATTTGGGTTCACGCTTGGAATCGTTATGCAAATATTATAACTCCAGGCTCAATATCTCGGGATTTACGAAGCAAGCGCTCAAAGGGGAGTACATTTTCCGCTTTTTGGATTTGGTAACCGTCAAAGGAAAAAGCGAGCCGGTAGAGATTTGGCAGATTCACGATTTTGATCGTCGTATGAAACATACTCTTTATCCGGTGAGTAAAGAGGAGTTGGATCAAGAATTGAAACGGTATCATGAAGCTATCGAATTGTATAAAACAGGATTATTTGCGGAAGCACTTGCACTATTTAAAGAAGTAGAGAGTTGGGAGAATAAAACCAACCGATCGATTTATAAGATCTATATTGATCGGTGCGAACATTACATCCAAAATCCGCCCGAATCGTTTAACGGCGTTTTTGTTCACACCACCAAAGGATAA
- a CDS encoding tetratricopeptide repeat protein: protein MKLSLIAVVLLCTAATYGNDTLTMQELYQKANAAYAAQSYQEAYPLLEALNDQAPENPEINFLMGRCALELKLYDEAIAAFDRVLIINPNHNRSRLELARLYSEIGQYELANTELDTVLSGQLPSNVRETVLTFKSNLDKRLSRSTFNGVLFFGGGYDSNANNDIGNKEFLIPSFNLWINGNEKISDTSVFAMTVLNYGYDFGDRGGWSVDNSLVGYAKSNFKESKNNLSLFSYSLSPTWSVSGYRLRLPLTYDRVYIDNKGYTYNLSSAVNGTYTIDTISQIEGGYTYKRGYYDDDKGLDVSSHSIYTSYKKAFGEDPIVVSVNGSYTINNELFSDRSDVSSRGYSYGAEIFKAFSNQIRTSLAYTYSSTSYEDKDILFENRRHDTRENYEVRLSKQLQNDLSVNAIVGYIQNHSNQAPYTYDKITAQLSAVLSF, encoded by the coding sequence ATGAAACTTTCCCTTATTGCAGTAGTACTTTTATGCACGGCCGCTACATACGGTAATGATACGCTTACAATGCAGGAACTTTATCAAAAAGCAAATGCGGCATATGCCGCCCAATCGTATCAGGAAGCTTATCCTCTTTTGGAAGCATTAAACGACCAAGCTCCCGAAAATCCCGAGATCAACTTTCTGATGGGGCGCTGCGCTCTGGAGTTAAAGCTCTATGATGAAGCGATAGCCGCATTTGACCGGGTTTTAATCATCAATCCTAACCATAACCGAAGCCGATTGGAACTGGCCCGCCTCTACAGCGAAATAGGGCAGTACGAACTGGCTAATACAGAACTCGATACGGTACTCAGCGGGCAGTTACCCTCAAACGTCAGGGAGACCGTTTTGACGTTCAAATCCAATCTGGACAAACGTCTCAGCCGAAGCACTTTTAACGGCGTATTGTTTTTTGGGGGAGGATATGATTCCAACGCCAACAATGATATCGGGAACAAAGAATTCCTTATCCCTTCATTTAACCTATGGATCAACGGAAACGAAAAAATAAGCGACACGAGCGTTTTTGCTATGACGGTGCTCAATTACGGTTATGATTTCGGTGATCGCGGCGGATGGAGCGTAGATAACAGTCTCGTAGGGTATGCGAAAAGCAATTTTAAAGAGAGTAAAAATAACCTTTCGCTTTTTTCATACAGCCTGAGCCCCACATGGTCCGTTTCGGGCTACCGGCTTCGGCTCCCTCTGACCTATGACCGTGTCTATATCGATAACAAAGGATATACCTACAATCTCTCTTCCGCGGTGAATGGAACGTATACGATCGATACGATCTCTCAGATCGAAGGGGGGTATACGTATAAACGGGGATATTATGATGACGATAAAGGTCTTGACGTTTCCAGCCACAGTATTTATACCTCGTACAAAAAAGCTTTCGGGGAAGACCCGATCGTCGTCTCTGTAAACGGTTCCTATACGATAAACAATGAACTTTTCAGCGACCGGAGCGACGTATCGAGCCGGGGATACAGCTATGGTGCGGAAATTTTTAAAGCGTTTTCAAATCAGATCCGAACGTCATTGGCGTATACGTACAGTTCCACCTCTTATGAGGATAAAGACATCCTTTTCGAAAATCGCCGTCATGATACTCGGGAGAATTATGAGGTGAGGTTGAGCAAGCAGCTTCAAAATGATTTGTCGGTCAATGCCATAGTGGGATATATCCAAAATCATTCAAATCAGGCACCGTATACGTATGACAAAATAACTGCGCAGCTAAGTGCCGTATTAAGTTTCTAA